The Pseudomonas multiresinivorans DNA window GGCGGACCTGATCCTGCATCGCGTCGACAAGGCCGATCCGCGCCTGGAATGGCTGGACCTGGGCGCCGTGGATTTCATCCCGGTCATCGCCCCGGCGCTCCTGCCGGAAATGGCGAGCCCCGGCCCGGAACACCTACGCCCGCTCACCCAGTGCGTCATGCGTGACAGCGCCCGGCACTCGCCGCCAGTAGAGTTCTTCACCCTGGATGGCGCGCCGCAATGCAGCGTGCCGGACCAGGCGATGAAGAAAGAGCTGGTGCTGTACGGCCTGGCCTGGGGCCACCTGCCACGTCACCTGATAGAAGAGGAACTCGCCGACGGCCGCCTGCGCGACCTCCGCGGAGCACAGCTGCCCGGCCGCCGCGAGGAACTGGTCGCCGCGCGCCGCCGCGACCGTGCCCACGGCCCGGTCGCGCAACGGCTCTGGAGCTTCTTGCAGGCAGGCTGATCAGCTGCGACTCATTGGCCCGCGCACAGGCTGCTCGCGCAGGTGGCTGACCTCGCTGACTGGCGCGCCCGCTGCGATCAGCACCTCGCGCTGCTGCAGGATCGGCGTGCGGGCAATGGCGCGCTCGAACGGGTGGAGTTTTTCGAATGCCGGCAGGGCGAAGGCCACTTCCAGCATCGCCGCCAGTTTTGGCCAGCGCTGGGCGTCGAGCTGGTAGCGGGCGAACTGCGCGTTGCGCATGAAGCAGGCAACGCTGATGTCAGCGATGGACAGCTCGCCGAATAGCCAGCCGCTCGCCGGCAACTGTGCTTCCAGATAGTCAAGGACCGCTGGCAGGTCCTGCTGATAGGTCTTCTCCAGCACCGCCGCATCCGGCTCGCGGCCCCAGACGCCACGGCCGATCACCAGTTGGTCGAACAGCTGCCAGATCACCACCTGGCCCATGCGGCTGTCGGCGAACTCCTCGATCCAGCGCGCGCGGGCGCGCTGGGTGATATCCGTCGGGTAGAGCGCAGGCTGTGGATAACGATCTTCCAGGTACTGGCAGATCACCGAGGAGTCGTTGAGCACCAGTTCTCCGTCCACCAGCACCGGCACCTGGCGCAGCGGGCTGAGGCGCTCGAACTCGGCGTTGCCGTAAAAGGGCACGACGGAATCGATGCGGTAGTCCACGCCCTTCATTTCCAGCAGGACCAGCGCTTTGCGCACATAGGGGGACAGGTAGGAGCCGATGATGAGTACGGGGTCGGACATGGCTGTTTTTCTTATAGGAATAGGCGCCCGATTGTAGATCGTGCCGCGAACGGCAGACAAAAGCCGACGGGCGCCAAT harbors:
- a CDS encoding LysR family transcriptional regulator, whose protein sequence is MHDFTLHDLQCFDAVATAGGFQAAAQQLHRSHPAVFAAVARLERQLGFALLDRSGYRVTLTASGQSFHRRAQGLLRELGSLRDHATHLAAGEESELRVVLGDFCPRPTLLERLARFFSGEPQTRLQLYFESVSGPLERLLDDEADLILHRVDKADPRLEWLDLGAVDFIPVIAPALLPEMASPGPEHLRPLTQCVMRDSARHSPPVEFFTLDGAPQCSVPDQAMKKELVLYGLAWGHLPRHLIEEELADGRLRDLRGAQLPGRREELVAARRRDRAHGPVAQRLWSFLQAG
- a CDS encoding glutathione S-transferase family protein is translated as MSDPVLIIGSYLSPYVRKALVLLEMKGVDYRIDSVVPFYGNAEFERLSPLRQVPVLVDGELVLNDSSVICQYLEDRYPQPALYPTDITQRARARWIEEFADSRMGQVVIWQLFDQLVIGRGVWGREPDAAVLEKTYQQDLPAVLDYLEAQLPASGWLFGELSIADISVACFMRNAQFARYQLDAQRWPKLAAMLEVAFALPAFEKLHPFERAIARTPILQQREVLIAAGAPVSEVSHLREQPVRGPMSRS